A genomic window from Dechloromonas sp. A34 includes:
- the der gene encoding ribosome biogenesis GTPase Der produces the protein MKPTLVLVGRPNVGKSTLFNRLTKSRDAIVADMPGLTRDRHYGHGKLGRKPYLVVDTGGFEPLIKEGILHEMARQTEQAIAEADAVIFVVDGRTGITPHDKEIANKLRRIGRPVFVAVNKAEGMNAGMVEAEFHELGLGEPNAISSAHGEGVRGLVDLALESFPEPDEEEEKSDAIRVAIVGRPNVGKSTLINTLLGEERVIAFDAPGTTRDSIEIDFERGGRKYVLVDTAGMRKRGKVFESIEKFSVVKTLQAIEDANVVILMVDAQADVSEQDAHIADFIVQSGRALVVAVNKWDGLDAYTREQTRLILQRKLKFLDFAKFHFISARDNIGLESMFRSVDSAFTAAMTKMSTPRLARVLIDAVARQAPPKHGLFRPKPRYAHQGGSNPPIIVVHGNAVDHITDSYRRYLEHTFREAFKLQGTPLRIQFVTAKNPFADKDKK, from the coding sequence ATGAAACCTACGCTCGTTCTGGTTGGCCGACCCAATGTCGGCAAGTCCACTCTTTTCAATCGCCTGACCAAGTCGCGCGACGCCATCGTCGCCGACATGCCGGGGCTGACCCGCGACCGTCACTACGGTCACGGCAAGCTGGGGCGCAAACCCTATCTGGTTGTCGATACAGGCGGTTTCGAGCCGCTGATCAAAGAAGGCATCCTGCACGAAATGGCGCGCCAGACCGAGCAGGCGATTGCCGAGGCTGATGCTGTCATTTTCGTGGTCGACGGTCGTACCGGCATTACGCCGCACGACAAGGAAATCGCCAACAAGCTGCGGCGCATTGGCCGGCCGGTCTTTGTCGCTGTCAACAAGGCGGAAGGCATGAATGCCGGTATGGTCGAGGCGGAGTTCCACGAGCTCGGTCTCGGCGAACCCAATGCCATTTCCTCGGCTCACGGCGAAGGCGTTCGCGGCTTGGTCGATCTGGCCCTGGAGTCCTTTCCGGAGCCGGACGAAGAGGAAGAAAAATCCGATGCCATCCGGGTGGCAATTGTCGGGCGACCGAATGTCGGCAAGTCGACGCTGATCAACACGCTGCTCGGTGAAGAGCGCGTCATCGCTTTCGATGCGCCGGGCACGACACGGGATTCGATTGAGATCGATTTCGAACGCGGCGGCCGCAAGTATGTACTGGTCGATACGGCGGGTATGCGCAAGCGCGGCAAGGTCTTCGAGTCGATCGAGAAGTTCTCAGTGGTGAAGACCCTGCAGGCGATCGAGGATGCCAATGTCGTCATCCTGATGGTGGATGCCCAGGCTGATGTTTCCGAGCAGGATGCCCATATTGCCGATTTCATCGTGCAATCCGGTCGGGCGCTGGTGGTTGCTGTTAACAAATGGGATGGCCTCGATGCCTACACCCGTGAGCAAACGCGCCTGATCCTGCAGCGCAAGCTGAAATTCCTCGATTTCGCCAAATTCCACTTTATTTCGGCACGCGACAATATTGGTCTGGAGTCCATGTTCCGGTCAGTCGATTCCGCTTTCACGGCGGCCATGACCAAGATGTCCACACCACGCCTGGCGCGGGTGCTGATCGACGCGGTTGCCAGGCAGGCGCCGCCCAAGCATGGCCTTTTCCGGCCGAAGCCGCGCTATGCCCACCAGGGCGGTTCCAACCCCCCGATCATCGTCGTTCACGGAAATGCGGTCGATCACATCACCGACAGCTATCGTCGTTATCTTGAACACACTTTCCGCGAGGCCTTCAAATTGCAGGGAACGCCTTTGCGCATCCAGTTTGTTACCGCGAAAAATCCGTTTGCCGACAAAGACAAGAAATAA